Proteins co-encoded in one Stomoxys calcitrans chromosome 5, idStoCalc2.1, whole genome shotgun sequence genomic window:
- the LOC131997929 gene encoding uncharacterized protein LOC131997929, which translates to MRNDDREKFILGIYEETKEIIDANRDTIMVTTADKGNKTVVMSKKEYHQKMNQLLADRTTYRPIDVDPTEKLQKVNNKIIMELFKSKHITKWEKTKLDSISPQSPELYGLPKIHKDGTPLRPISSSMNVPCYALSKHIGNILKTIISTEYNVKNSLELKQQLGSITLDKDDIIVSFDVVSLFTNIPIYLAIKKIMDKWDTLRVNTTIPRQTFLKILNFCLKDNNYFTYAGKLYQQTYGMPMGNPLSPTIADIVLDTLLDDVMDELQSMNITVKFIVKYVDDLFAVINKKDETTIMKLMNAYHNKLKFTIEKETRAELPFLDMKIIRNGNTLITNWYAKPTASGRMINYNSTQPHSTKINTAKNFIHKVLLLSDERFKADNINKIQQILKQNNYPMALINNLIHDVTNGSKRPHEEKASTTKKFYSVPYIPKLTDRASLGNIILDENSTTAYKSNKTLNQIFRKKGTTTKTDKLKLSNVVYEITCDGDQQEKCNKKYVGTTRRTLGTRLAEHEADIRKGRQSTALAQHIKESGHAANFKTVRVLDREKIENKRYTLESLRIQQILKESINTKEDKDNTKLQYSIAIT; encoded by the coding sequence ATGAGAAATGATGACAGAGAGAAATTCATATTAGGAATCTATGAAGAAACAAAGGAGATAATTGATGCAAACAGAGACACGATTATGGTCACAACTGCAGACAAGGGGAACAAAACAGTAGTCATGTCAAAGAAGGAATATCACCAGAAGATGAACCAATTACTTGCGGATAGAACAACCTATAGACCAATCGACGTGGATCCTACGGAGAAACTCCAAAAAGTTAACAATAAAATTATCATGGAACTATTCAAAAGTAAACATATaacaaaatgggaaaaaacTAAATTAGACAGCATTTCACCGCAATCGCCAGAACTATACGGACTGCCGAAAATTCATAAGGATGGCACTCCCCTCCGGCCTATATCTTCGTCAATGAACGTCCCCTGCTATGCTCTTTCGAAACACATTGGAAACATACTAAAAACTATAATTTCGACGGAATACAATGTTAAAAACTCTCTAGAACTGAAACAACAACTCGGATCTATCACTTTGGATAAAGATGACATTATCGTCTCCTTCGACGTGGTATCGTTATTTACTAACATACCGATATATCTAGCCATTAAGAAAATTATGGATAAATGGGATACACTTCGGGTTAATACCACCATTCCAAGACAGACATTCCTCAAAATTCTCAATTTCTGCCTGAAAGATAACAATTACTTCACGTATGCTGGAAAACTTTACCAACAAACTTATGGTATGCCAATGGGGAACCCACTCTCACCAACGATTGCGGATATTGTACTTGACACCCTTTTGGACGACGTAATGGACGAACTGCAGAGTATGAACATAACGGTAAAATTTATAGTGAAGTATGTAGACGACCTGTTCGCGGTGATAAACAAAAAAGATGAAACAAcgataatgaaattaatgaacgcgtatcacaacaaattaaaatttacgaTAGAAAAGGAAACTCGTGCAGAGTTACCGTTCCTGGATATGAAGATAATAAGAAATGGAAATACGTTAATAACAAACTGGTACGCGAAACCAACAGCATCGGGAAGAATGATTAATTATAACTCTACGCAACCACACAGCACGAAAATTAATACGGCCAAGAACTTCATCCACAAAGTTCTACTGTTAAGCGATGAACGTTTCAAAGCAgacaacataaataaaatacaacaaattttaaaacagaaCAATTATCCAATggcattaataaataatttaattcacGACGTCACCAACGGATCCAAACGACCCCATGAAGAAAAAGCATCAAcgacgaaaaaattttacagtGTACCGTACATCCCTAAGCTTACCGACCGCGCATCTTTGGGAAATATCATACTTGACGAAAACTCAACAACAGCATATAAATCAAACAAAACTCTAAACcaaatattcaggaaaaaaggaacaacaaccaaaacagaCAAACTCAAACTAAGCAACGTCGTATACGAAATTACGTGTGATGGAGATCAACaagaaaaatgcaacaaaaaatatGTGGGAACCACCAGACGCACACTAGGCACTAGGTTGGCTGAGCACGAAGCCGACATAAGAAAAGGGAGACAATCGACAGCACTAGCACAACATATAAAAGAGAGCGGACATGCGGCAAACTTTAAGACAGTAAGAGTACTTGACAGAGAGAAAATAGAGAACAAGCGATACACATTAGAgagcctacggattcaacaaataCTTAAAGAGTCGATAAACACCAAAGAAGACAAAGACAACACTAAGCTGCAGTATTCCATTGCAATAACTTGA
- the LOC131998053 gene encoding uncharacterized protein LOC131998053, with translation MNNFFQHTKCKYNTETTFVLKQYCRSITKLAKLTERSNFLLTCRKSNVTPTHLHNQTKNITNLFRLTTTKTETEKILAKLNSKLLNVEIRETHIHIKQTKQGIAKIEGDISNTLNETELSIFKNGQWDRYKNIKTRTKEIHSAKLNKIRSDKFSKHNLRFNDNWFVNKTEVTFPTECKWLLSMGSKFALPVNKDNFAPVPLIADIEQWVQNIDDVREKETARSKIANRITNFKRSMRNDDREKFILGIYEETKEIIDANRDTIMVTTADKGNKTVVMSKKEYHQKMNQLLADRTTYRPIDVDPTEKLQKVNNKIIMELFKSKHITKWEKTKLDSISPQSPELYGLPKIHKDGTPLRPISSSMNVPCYALSKHIGNILKTIISTEYNVKNSLELKQQLGSITLDKDDIIVSFDVVSLFTNIPIYLAIKKIMDKWDTLRVNTTIPRQTFLKILNFCLKDNNYFTYAGKLYQQTYGMPMGNPLSPTIADIVLDTLLDDVMDELQSMNITVKFIVKYVDDLFAVINKKDETTIMKLMNAYHNKLKFTIEKETRAELPFLDMKIIRNGNTLITNWYAKPTASGRMINYNSTQPHSTKINTAKNFIHKVLLLSDERFKADNINKIQQILKQNNYPMALINNLIHDVTNGSKRPHEEKASTTKKFYSVPYIPKLTDRASLGNIILDENSTTAYKSNKTLNQIFRKKGTTTKTDKLKLSNVVYEITCDGDQQEKCNKKYVGTTRRTLGTRLAEHEADIRKGRQSTALAQHIKESGHAANFKTVRVLDREKIENKRYTLESLRIQQILKESINTKEDKDNTKLQYSIAIT, from the coding sequence atgaACAACTTCTTTCAACACACAAAATGTAAGTACAACACAGAAACGACCTTTGTACTCAAACAATACTGCCGATCAATAACAAAGCTTGCGAAACTGACAGAGAGAAGCAATTTTCTCCTAACATGCAGAAAGTCAAATGTAACACCAACACACTTACACAATCAAACAAAGAACATCACCAACTTATTCCGactgacaacaacaaaaacagaaacaGAGAAGATACTCGCAAAACTAAACTCAAAGCTACTCAATGTAGAAATAAGAGAAACGCACATacatataaaacaaacaaaacaagggATAGCAAAGATAGAGGGAGATATAAGCAATACACTGAACGAAACGGAACTCTCAATTTTCAAGAATGGACAATGGGATAGATATAAGAATATAAAAACTAGGACAAAGGAAATACACTCagcgaaattaaataaaataagatcGGATAAATTCTCGAAACATAATCTACGGTTCAATGACAATTGGTTTGTCAATAAAACAGAAGTAACATTTCCGACAGAGTGTAAATGGCTACTATCTATGGGGTCAAAATTTGCACTCCCAGTCAACAAAGACAATTTTGCACCAGTTCCACTTATCGCGGACATTGAACAGTGGGTGCAGAATATAGATGACGTCCGGGAGAAAGAAACAGCTAGGTCCAAAATAGCTAATAGAATTACGAATTTTAAGCGAAGCATGAGAAATGATGACAGAGAGAAATTCATATTAGGAATCTATGAAGAAACAAAGGAGATAATTGATGCAAACAGAGACACGATTATGGTCACAACTGCAGACAAGGGGAACAAAACAGTAGTCATGTCAAAGAAGGAATATCACCAGAAGATGAACCAATTACTTGCGGATAGAACAACCTATAGACCAATCGACGTGGATCCTACGGAGAAACTCCAAAAAGTTAACAATAAAATTATCATGGAACTATTCAAAAGTAAACATATaacaaaatgggaaaaaacTAAATTAGACAGCATTTCACCGCAATCGCCAGAACTATACGGACTGCCGAAAATTCATAAGGATGGCACTCCCCTCCGGCCTATATCTTCGTCAATGAACGTCCCCTGCTATGCTCTTTCGAAACACATTGGAAACATACTAAAAACTATAATTTCGACGGAATACAATGTTAAAAACTCTCTAGAACTGAAACAACAACTCGGATCTATCACTTTGGATAAAGATGACATTATCGTCTCCTTCGACGTGGTATCGTTATTTACTAACATACCGATATATCTAGCCATTAAGAAAATTATGGATAAATGGGATACACTTCGGGTTAATACCACCATTCCAAGACAGACATTCCTCAAAATTCTCAATTTCTGCCTGAAAGATAACAATTACTTCACGTATGCTGGAAAACTTTACCAACAAACTTATGGTATGCCAATGGGGAACCCACTCTCACCAACGATTGCGGATATTGTACTTGACACCCTTTTGGACGACGTAATGGACGAACTGCAGAGTATGAACATAACGGTAAAATTTATAGTGAAGTATGTAGACGACCTGTTCGCGGTGATAAACAAAAAAGATGAAACAAcgataatgaaattaatgaacgcgtatcacaacaaattaaaatttacgaTAGAAAAGGAAACTCGTGCAGAGTTACCGTTCCTGGATATGAAGATAATAAGAAATGGAAATACGTTAATAACAAACTGGTACGCGAAACCAACAGCATCGGGAAGAATGATTAATTATAACTCTACGCAACCACACAGCACGAAAATTAATACGGCCAAGAACTTCATCCACAAAGTTCTACTGTTAAGCGATGAACGTTTCAAAGCAgacaacataaataaaatacaacaaattttaaaacagaaCAATTATCCAATggcattaataaataatttaattcacGACGTCACCAACGGATCCAAACGACCCCATGAAGAAAAAGCATCAAcgacgaaaaaattttacagtGTACCGTACATCCCTAAGCTTACCGACCGCGCATCTTTGGGAAATATCATACTTGACGAAAACTCAACAACAGCATATAAATCAAACAAAACTCTAAACcaaatattcaggaaaaaaggaacaacaaccaaaacagaCAAACTCAAACTAAGCAACGTCGTATACGAAATTACGTGTGATGGAGATCAACaagaaaaatgcaacaaaaaatatGTGGGAACCACCAGACGCACACTAGGCACTAGGTTGGCTGAGCACGAAGCCGACATAAGAAAAGGGAGACAATCGACAGCACTAGCACAACATATAAAAGAGAGCGGACATGCGGCAAACTTTAAGACAGTAAGAGTACTTGACAGAGAGAAAATAGAGAACAAGCGATACACATTAGAgagcctacggattcaacaaataCTTAAAGAGTCGATAAACACCAAAGAAGACAAAGACAACACTAAGCTGCAGTATTCCATTGCAATAACTTGA